AATGCGGGCAGCTATCGGGGCGAGACGGCAGACGGCAGACGGCAGACGGCAGACGGCAGACGGCAGACGGCAAAGTCTTCCCGCTCGTCTTCAGCGCGTACTACTCACGAAGCGGTCCCGGCCCGGGTCCCTGCCTGAAGTACATCAACAACACGCGAGGCGGCTGCGAGCACGTCACGCTGTCCAATGGCATTAAGGCAATGGTGGTCCGCCTGACCGACCATCCGGTCCCGCTCGTGCACACCCAGATCGAGTTCTCCTGCCGACACCATCACGTCACATTCCGTGTCGAGTCGGACCCGAAAGCCGAGGTCGATTCCCCGGTATCCGGCAGGGAACTCCAGACCATTGTCAGCGACCCACGCTTCCTCGACCTGGTGCGGGACGCCATCAAGCTCCCGCTGGAAACAAAGAAACCCACCAACAAGGGCAGCTGAGAAGCCGTCCGACCGCGAGGAGCCGTCCGACGGGTCGTGCCGTGGTGAACACGGCGACCGGATGACGGCTTGGGCGGGCCGTGACTCGAAGTCCGATCGCCGGGTTGTACACGCCAGCGCCGGACCACCTCCCGCCGGACGGCGCGCGAGCCGGGCCCCGGATCCGACCGCCCCGGGGCTCGGCTTACCAAGCTTTGTCGCTCCGGGGCTACTTGTCGGGGCGGCCGAAGAGGGCTTTGAACAGTCCGGTGGGCTGCCCCGCAGCACGGATGGCGCGGCAGGCCTCGCAGGCGCGTCCGTCCGGCGGCGCGGACGGATCGTTCCGCCCCATTCCGCTGAGCGGTTCGCCGCAGGTGTCGCAGGCGGGAGGCGGCGGGGGTACGGGTTCCTGCGCGGGCGCGGACCAGTCGGCGGCGGCCGTCCGTTCCGCTCTCTCCTTCGCTATCTGGGCTTCCAGAGCTATGCGGCGTTCCTCGCCACGGCGGCGCCAGGCTCCGTGGTCCCTGGGGTTGTCCAGGGCGTCGATGAGGGTTTCCCAGCGGCGGTGGCCGCAGCGCCACCACACCTCAGCGAGCGGGCCCGACCGCTGGATGCGCTCGAGAGTGGTGAACAGGATCGGGATGGCGTCGTCGTACTCGTAGTAGCCGTCCGGCTGTTCGCTGCCGTAGGTGGCAAACCCTTTGTACGTGCCTGTCCAGTGGTCCCGGGTGAGGTCCAGGACGCGGTTCATGCGGTTCTTCAGCGCCTGCTCCCCCAGCCGGGTGCCGGGGTCGAACACCACGAGAATCGGCGGATATCCCGGCCGGCCGGTCGGCGAATAGTGGGTATGCCACAGCGGACGCCATGCACCTGGTGGTGGCCCGCGATCGGCGTCCAGGACGTCCCCGACGGCCCCTTCGTCCTGCAGTGCAAGCACGCAGGTCCTGGAATGCGCGCCAGCCCAAGGCGTGCAGGGCGAAGTCGGGGGAGCCAGGTGCTGCGACGGTGCCTTTGCGGGGGTGGTCGGTCACTGTGGCTGGTCCTCGGCGGGGCCGTTGTGAGGTCCGGTGGTTGTTGCCAGGTGCCGTAGAAGGCGCCGTCGCACCAGGAAAGCCGACACCACTCTCACGCCCTCGGAACTCAGCGACGAGTTCGTTTGCGTGTCAAGTTCAGGAAGAACGGCGTCGTAGTCCTCGCCCCAGCCGACGGCTCCCGTCCGCAGGCCTCCACGAGTGCCAGCAGCAGATCGCGACTCGGTCGGGATTGACCACGCAGCACGCGCGACACGGTGGCGTACGGCAACCTGTTCCCACCGGCGCGGTTCCCGCCGCCAGGTGCTGCAGCTCCTCCACAGGAGCGCTGTCGGCGTCGCCGTCGAAGACGTAGATCCTGTCGCCGGTCGGATAGAAGCAGATCCCGGCCTCCACGATCGAACCCGCGCAGCCGCCAACGATGTTCGTCTCCGGCAGACGCGTCCGGCCGCGCCCAGTGATCGGGGCGCGGCCGGACGCGTCTGCCGGAGACGGATCAGATCAGCTGGTGCTGAAGGACTCGTAGCCGTAGGAGCCGGTCCACTGGCCGGCGCTGCGGTCGTAGGTGCGGGCCCTCATGAGGAGCAGGCCGTCCTCGTAGAAGTCCTTGTTGCACACCACCCAGGTGCCGGCGCCCTCCGAGTTCACACACTGGCCGGTCCGGTAGACGCTGGTGTCGTTCCAGTGCTTGTAGTTCTCCCAGTCGGCGACCGCGGAGGCGCTGTCGGCGTCACCGTCGTAGACGTAGATCTTGTCGCCGGTCGGATTGAAGCAGACCCTGGCCTTGTCGGGCGAACCCACGCAGAGGGCAGCGCTGCCCGGGTTGCTTGTCCTGGTCCCCTGCTGCCAGGAGTCGTCGGCGGCGGCGGCCGGACTGGCGGCGGACAGCGCAAGCGCGAGCGCGCCGACGAAGGCGGCACCAGCGGTCATGGTGGTGCGGATGCGGATCACGTATTTCCTCCCCGAGCACAGTGCATGCGACAGCCGCCCGCGCGCCGCGGGGCGGGCACGAGGGGCGATCGTTCCCCCCGGAGCGGGGCCGTTCGTTCAGCCCGGCGTTTGAGGGATTGCTTGATCACGGTACGGAAATCCCACTCGCAACACAAGGTACAACAATCCCATGAGGCAACTCAGTTGACCCCCAGGCGCTGTTTCTCGGACACGTGCGGAGCCAGATGATGAGTGCTGCGAGAGTGACGGTGCCGAGATAGATATAGGCCCGCTTTTCGTAGCGTGTGGCAACGGCGCGGAAGCCTTTCAGAGGGTTGATGGCCCGTTCGACGGTGTTGCGTTTGGTTATGGTCCCCGCTTCCCATCATGACCCTGACGTCCGCACCAGGCGTCACCCGCATCTGGCATACGCTCCGCTGACCCCAGTGCGTGCGGGTGCGTCGCACCCGAGTGGCCCGCGCTCTGCGGTATGCCGCCCATCTCCTCCCGCCGCCGTCCGGCGGACCGGCTGCTTCACCGTGCTCGCCGATGACGCGGCATCATTTGTCGATCGGCTCAAGGAGCTCGGTCTCGGCGAGGTCACCGTGGTGCACGGCTGACCCGGTCCCGACCAGGGCCGGCGATCGGCGTGGCCGACGGCGCGAGCAGCGTCCGCCCGCCGCTGCCGCGAGTACGCCGGACCCGGCCGCCGCAGTTGCGGCGGTGAAAGCAGCCCCGGAGCCGTGGCTGTCCAGCAGGGCGCCGGCGAGTGCTGAGCCCAGGGAGGAGCCCAGGTTGTAGGCGGTGTTCACCCAGGCCCCGGCTTCCATCCGGGTGCCGGCCGGGAAGAGCTGGTCCACCAGCAGGTACGCGGTGATCAGCAGCATGTCCAGGCAGGCTCCGAGTGCGAACAGGGCCGCTGCGGCGACCGGGAGCAGCGGCGCGGCGGCGAGGAGTGCGAGGGCGGTGGTCCCGGTCGCGCCCAGGACCAGCAGCCGCTGTCCCGGGGCGGCCCGCCAGACCCGGCGCCCGTACAGTAGTCCGCCGGCGACCCCGCCGGCCGAGCACAGCGTCAGCAGCGCTCCGGTCGTTGCGGCACCCCAGCGCGGCACCGCGGCGATCTCCTCGACGGCCAGGGCGCAGGCCGAGCCCAGAACCAGCAGCAGCAGACCGAGGAAACCGGTCCTGCGCAACGGGCGTTGTCCCGTTGCCCCGTTGTTCCGGTCGGGGTCGGTGGCTGACCGCGGTCGAGAGTGCGGTCGGGAGGACGTGCGGCGCAGCGCTCGCGCCAGCGCGCAGAAGCCGACGAGCACCAGGCCCGCGCATACGGCGAGTGCCGTCGGGGCGGACCAGACGCCGATCAGCACCGCGCCCAGGGTGGGTCCGACCGCGAAGACTGTGGACTCAGAGACGGTGTCCAGGCTGAGCGCGCACTGCTGCTGCTGCGGGTCGGCGGCAAGGTCGCTCCAGAGGGATCGCATCAGCGGTCCGACCGGAGGCGGGAACAGACCGGCCACCGCGGCAAGCGCGAAGACGAGCCAGGGTGCGGCGCCGAGTTCGCCGGTCAGGGCGATGACCGCGAGCATCCCGGCGTAGCCGGCTGCCAGCAGCATCAGCGCCCGGGGCCGGCGCTCGACCAGCCGGGCCCGGGCCGGTCCGAGCAGGGCGGAGATCAGGCCGAACAGTCCGGCCGCCGACCCGGCCACGGCGTAGGAGCCGGTGGCGTCGCGCAGGGTCAGCAGCAGTGGGAGGCTCAGCAGGCCGTAGCAGAGCCGGGCGAGGATGGCGGCGGTGAACAGGCCGCGGGCATGGGGGAGGGAGAGGGCGGCGCGATAGGACGCGCCGCCCCCGGCAGGGCGTGGCATGGGGATTCTCCGAGTTCAACGCACGAGGTCAGAAGGAATCGCGGTACCGCCCGGCCGAGTGGCGCGGTGCGGTCGGCATACCTTCTAGTGCGATACAGGGAGAGACATGTCGGTCATTAAACAGCTCGATCGGCCGCGCAGCAATCCAGCATCAGTCGCGACTCGCCTCGGATGAGGTCCACCACCCGTCCCGCGTGTCGGCAAACGAACGTGGACAACACGCGTGGGGCGCCGCGCGGTCCGGCCCCGGCCGTGCCTTGGACAGGGCGTTGCTCTCTTCAACGGGGGCTGTCGGTGGCGGTTCGTAGGCTGCGCGCGTGAACATCGACGATCTCTACTGGCAGGCGCGCCATCACGGCGGCGTATCCCCGCGGATGGTGCGAACCCTCCTCGACCTGGGGCAGTTGGAGCTGTTGATCCAGGCGGCGCAGGAGCGCGGGGACTGGAACTGCGCGCAGGCGGCGGCGCGTGAGTTGTGCGCGGCCGCGGAGTTCGAGCGGGCGCTGGCGCTGTTGGTCCCTTTCACCGATGTCGGCTGGCGGGCCGCCGAGTGGACCACCGCCGAGATCATGATCCGGCGGGGCGAGGGCGATGAGGCGCTCGCGATGGTCCGCCCGGACGCGGCCGAGAGGGCCAACGGCCACGCGTGCGCGCGATACGCCGAGCTTGCGGTGATGGCCGGGCGGTGCGACGAGGCCATCGGGGTGCTCACGCCCCATCTCGGGGAGGCGTGGCTGCTGTCGCACCTCATCAAGGTGACCGAGGGCCAGGGACGGGACGACGAGGTCCTGGACCTCCTCACCAGGGCGGCGGAGCGCGCAGAGGGCGAGTCGACGGGCCGGCTGGACGGGTGGCAGGTGCTGCTTGGGATCGCCCAGGTCCTGGAACGCGCCGGGCGTGCGGACGAGGCCGTCGACGTTCTGCGCACCGAAATGGCCTCCGGCCGGCGTCATCCGCTCAACTTCCCGGAGTATTACGCGAAACTCCTGGCCCGGCAGGGGTTGATCGAGGAGCTGGGAGCCCTCGCCGCCGACGAGCACTACGCCACCTTCGACGTGTATGCGAAAGCGCTGGAAGACGCCGGGCGGGCGCCCGAGGCCGAGGCCCTGCTGCGCGAACGTATCGGAGCCCACGATCACCCGAAGGACCGTGTGGCGCTGATACACCTCCTTGTCCGCCAGGACAGGATCGACGAGGCCGTCGAGACCGGCCGGCCCACGTATGGCTACTACGACTGCTGGAACCTGCTCCATTGGGCGCTGGAACTGCTCGTCGACGACGGCCGCCCCGGCCGAGCCCTCGAACTCCTGGAAGAGTTCGCCGGCGCATACGCCGAGGGACACCCGGATGGCGTCCTGCACCTGAGGCTCTGGCTGCTCGGCGAAGCGGGCCGCTGCCCGGAGGGCATCGCTCAGGCCATCGCCCTCAACGAGGAGGAGCCCGGCGAGTGGGACACCGCGTTGGCGCGACTGCTGGAGCGCGACGGCCAACTGGAAGCTGCCCTGGCGCTTCTGCGCTCATCCACCCACCATCTGGCCGACCTCGACTTGGCCGACATGCTGATCCAGCACGGCCGTCCGGCCGAGGCCCTCGCCGCCATCCCCACGATCGCAGAAGGTCGGGCGGCCGCCGAACGGCGGGAACGGGAAAGGGCGCAGCGGCAGGAGCAGGACGACCCCTGGGGCGGCGTGGGCGAGTTTGCCCAGGAGCCCCCGCTGTAGGTGTCGTGCGCCGCGGACGTTCGTCTCGCTCCGGCCCTCCCTGTGGGCCGATCGGGTGAACTGTCGCGGGCGGGAGAACCCTCTGCCTGCGGCCGTGCGTCGTGCCGGGTGTGGAAGCGATCAACGAAGTACACGTATCGGAGTCCGGTCTGGTCGTGGTCGACGTGGCAGCCGCCGACGACCAGACCGCCTTCGCCTTCCAGGCGGCCCTGACCGGAATGTGGGCAGCCACCTCGGTGGAACGCACGACCCGGGACCCCGGACAGCCCGGCGTACGACTGCGCTGCTACCTCGACATGCGCCAACGCCTCAGCCCCTGACTCGGGGTGCCAGGCCACGCCCGCCTCGCCGTGCCGCCGTACGGCTGCATGACGCCGTCCGGACCGGAGCCTGCGGCCGGCGAGGTCCGCGGCGCCTGCAGGCGACCCGCAGGGAACTTTCCCATAACGTCCAAAAGGTTGCATAAACCGCTCTACACTCATCGCGCAACTCGCACCATTTCAAGGGGGATTCCTTGTACGCACGTCTTGCCGCCTCGGCCGTCGTGGTCGCTGTCGCCGGCCTCGTCTTCAGCGCACCGGCCGCCTCGGCAGCGGCCGCGCTGCCGTCCACCAACACCTCACACCACTGCGTCCATCACACGACCGGCCTGTGCGGCTGGACCCACCATCAGAAGCCCAAGAACAAGACCGAGACGGCGAAGTGCAAGGACGCTTCCCTGTCCTACTCGCGGCACTCACAGGGGACCTGCTCCCACCACCACGGCGTCAAGTACTGGTTCAAGTAGGCCCCAGAGGCCAGGTAGGTCGCCTGCTCCACACCCAGAGCAGGCGACCTGCCCGCATCCACTGACCCGCTGGCCAGGTGGTCGGCCCCCCGGTGGCCGACGGAACCTGGGCTGATCGCGGAAGTCGGCTCCGAGGTCGCCCGCGACGCCGTATTCACGTGACCACCGCGTCCGCTCCCGACTCCTGAAGCTCCTGGCCGACGTCTGCTCCCAGCCCAGGCGCTGGTCCGGGCACTTCCACGGCCGTACCAGGACACCCCGCGTGCAACGCGGCATCCCTATTTGGGGTGGACTGGCCCAGTTCAGCGTGACCGTTCCCCCGCTCAAGATCGTTGATCAAGCCATGCGAAAAATGATCAAGGACCTGACGGTCGGTGCCGTGCTCGCGGGCGTGTTCGCCCTGCCCGGAGCCTCGCCGGCATCCGCCACGGCCTCATCCTTGACGCCGCTGACCGCAGGCACCATCGCCACCGCCACGACTCCCAGCTCGCCCGCCAGTCACGCCCGCTTGACGCCAGGCACTCGCCCGGCTCGCCGCCGCCGGCATCCAGCGCCCCGTCGGCCGTACCTCCCTCGAAGGCGTACGTGCCCGCACCATCCAGGGGGTCATCGCACTCAAGAGGGCCAGCCGCTGCACGATCACCATCACCGGCGGCACCGAGTCCGGCCACAGTGCCGGCCCCCGCTCCCACGCCCGCGGATACAAGCTCGATCTGCGCACCCACCACGAGGGGGCCTGCCTCACCCGCTGGATCAAGACCACCCAGCACAAGGGCAACCCGCGCGGCAACGACCCCCGCTGGTACGGCAACCTCAACGGCATCACCCTCGACTACGTCTACGAAACCCCCAGGCGCGGCGGCGTCCACTGGGACATCACCTTCGTCTGAGACATCGCGCGAACGGATCCCGGGGAGCCGGCAAGCCTTCGAGTATCCGAGCGAGGGCCGGCGCGACATTGTGTCGCCCGGCCCCCGCCCTGCCCGAGCGGCTCCGAAGGTCCGACCTCACCAAAGATGCCGGCCTTGCGCCGCAGCGCGT
This portion of the Streptomyces sp. NBC_01571 genome encodes:
- a CDS encoding MFS transporter, with the protein product MPRPAGGGASYRAALSLPHARGLFTAAILARLCYGLLSLPLLLTLRDATGSYAVAGSAAGLFGLISALLGPARARLVERRPRALMLLAAGYAGMLAVIALTGELGAAPWLVFALAAVAGLFPPPVGPLMRSLWSDLAADPQQQQCALSLDTVSESTVFAVGPTLGAVLIGVWSAPTALAVCAGLVLVGFCALARALRRTSSRPHSRPRSATDPDRNNGATGQRPLRRTGFLGLLLLVLGSACALAVEEIAAVPRWGAATTGALLTLCSAGGVAGGLLYGRRVWRAAPGQRLLVLGATGTTALALLAAAPLLPVAAAALFALGACLDMLLITAYLLVDQLFPAGTRMEAGAWVNTAYNLGSSLGSALAGALLDSHGSGAAFTAATAAAGSGVLAAAAGGRCSRRRPRRSPALVGTGSAVHHGDLAETELLEPIDK
- a CDS encoding DUF6207 family protein, yielding MEAINEVHVSESGLVVVDVAAADDQTAFAFQAALTGMWAATSVERTTRDPGQPGVRLRCYLDMRQRLSP
- a CDS encoding DUF3761 domain-containing protein; the protein is MYARLAASAVVVAVAGLVFSAPAASAAAALPSTNTSHHCVHHTTGLCGWTHHQKPKNKTETAKCKDASLSYSRHSQGTCSHHHGVKYWFK